A single region of the Pseudomonas solani genome encodes:
- a CDS encoding ABC transporter permease, with amino-acid sequence MDFTWLNGFTGELTRGAVLTLQLLLISAFFGFLLAMAVALARLSRNPLLSGGARFYTSVLRGTPLLVQIYILYYGVGSVFATFPLIRHSLLWPYLREGFWYVAFALTLSVGAYVGEVLRGGLRAVPRGELEAARAYGMRPWQVLRRVWMPRALQMLRPTLAGESVMLLKSTALASTVAVTDLLGAANLVRSQTLRVYEPLLVVAVVYIVLAFLIEQGFARVGRTPQRQA; translated from the coding sequence ATGGACTTCACCTGGTTGAATGGCTTTACCGGTGAGCTGACGCGCGGCGCGGTGCTGACCCTGCAGTTGCTGCTGATCTCGGCCTTCTTCGGCTTCCTGCTGGCGATGGCCGTGGCCCTGGCACGGCTGTCGCGCAACCCGCTGCTGTCGGGTGGTGCGCGCTTCTACACCAGCGTGCTGCGGGGCACGCCGCTGCTGGTGCAGATCTACATCCTCTACTACGGCGTCGGCAGCGTCTTCGCCACCTTCCCGCTGATCCGCCACAGCCTGCTCTGGCCCTACCTGCGCGAAGGCTTCTGGTATGTCGCCTTCGCCCTGACCCTGAGCGTCGGCGCCTATGTCGGCGAGGTGTTGCGCGGCGGCCTGCGCGCGGTGCCCCGGGGCGAGCTGGAAGCGGCGCGGGCCTATGGCATGCGCCCCTGGCAGGTGCTGCGCCGGGTGTGGATGCCCCGCGCGCTGCAGATGCTGCGCCCGACCCTGGCTGGCGAGAGCGTGATGTTGCTCAAGTCCACCGCCCTGGCGTCCACCGTGGCGGTCACCGACCTGCTCGGCGCGGCCAACCTGGTGCGCTCGCAGACCTTGCGCGTCTACGAGCCGCTGCTGGTGGTGGCGGTGGTCTACATCGTCCTGGCCTTCCTCATCGAACAGGGCTTCGCGCGCGTCGGCAGGACGCCGCAGCGCCAGGCCTGA
- a CDS encoding pyridoxal phosphate-dependent aminotransferase, translated as MNYSSLVQRISGETVSAWDIHYAACEAQERGEDAIVLSIGDPDFATAEPICAAAVEALGQGDTHYSAVIGRTPLREVIAAKQRKLLGIPVEVDNVAVVAGAQNGLYATSMCLFEGGDEVLVPEPMYLTYAASIQASGARLVSIAQPAEGDFRLTVEALEAVLTERTRGIALATPNNPTGNVYTLEELAAVAEVARRHDLWVLSDEVYGQLTYDRPHRSIATLEGMAERTVVLNSLSKSHAMTGWRVGWVVAPSELIGHLDNLMLCMIYGLPGFIQAAALKALELDEEIVGAARTLYRRRRDLVASALADVPLLQCKVPEAGMFMLVDVRGTGLSGMDFAWQLFRETGVSVLDAEAFGASCRGFVRLSFTVSDAELEEACRRIAGFIERLQRQR; from the coding sequence ATGAACTACTCATCCCTGGTCCAGCGCATCAGTGGCGAAACCGTCAGCGCCTGGGATATCCACTACGCCGCCTGCGAAGCCCAGGAGCGGGGCGAGGACGCCATCGTGCTGAGCATCGGCGACCCGGACTTCGCCACCGCCGAGCCGATCTGCGCCGCCGCCGTCGAGGCCCTGGGCCAGGGCGACACCCACTACAGCGCGGTGATCGGCCGCACGCCGCTGCGCGAGGTGATCGCCGCCAAGCAACGCAAGCTGTTGGGCATCCCCGTGGAAGTGGACAACGTCGCCGTGGTCGCCGGGGCGCAGAACGGCCTCTACGCCACCTCCATGTGCCTGTTCGAGGGCGGTGACGAGGTGCTGGTGCCGGAACCGATGTACCTGACCTACGCCGCCAGCATCCAGGCCTCCGGCGCACGCCTGGTGAGCATCGCGCAGCCGGCGGAGGGGGACTTCCGCCTTACCGTCGAGGCGTTGGAGGCGGTGCTTACCGAACGCACCCGGGGCATCGCACTGGCGACGCCGAACAACCCCACCGGCAACGTCTACACCCTGGAGGAGCTGGCGGCGGTGGCGGAGGTCGCCCGGCGCCATGATCTCTGGGTGCTGTCCGACGAGGTCTACGGCCAGCTCACCTACGACCGCCCGCACCGCAGCATCGCCACCCTGGAGGGCATGGCCGAGCGCACCGTGGTGCTCAACAGCCTGTCGAAATCCCACGCCATGACCGGCTGGCGCGTGGGCTGGGTGGTGGCCCCCAGCGAGCTGATCGGCCACCTCGACAACCTGATGCTGTGCATGATCTACGGCCTGCCGGGCTTCATCCAGGCCGCCGCGCTGAAGGCCCTGGAGCTGGACGAGGAGATCGTTGGCGCGGCCCGCACGCTGTATCGCCGCCGCCGCGACCTGGTGGCCAGCGCGCTGGCCGATGTGCCGCTGCTGCAATGCAAGGTGCCGGAGGCCGGCATGTTCATGCTGGTGGACGTGCGCGGCACCGGCCTCTCGGGGATGGACTTCGCCTGGCAGCTGTTCCGCGAGACCGGGGTCTCGGTACTCGACGCCGAAGCCTTCGGCGCCAGCTGCCGGGGCTTCGTGCGGCTCTCGTTCACCGTCTCCGATGCCGAGCTGGAAGAGGCCTGCCGACGCATCGCCGGTTTCATCGAGCGCCTGCAACGCCAGCGCTGA
- a CDS encoding 5-guanidino-2-oxopentanoate decarboxylase → MTSCAQALVQLLEGYGVETVFGIPGVHTVELYRGLDGSRLRHISPRHEQGAGFMADGYARASGKPGVCFIITGPGMTNILTAMGQAYADSVPMLVISTTSRREHQRLGHGFLHELPDQRAMVAGVCAFSHTLQRPAELPEVLARAFALFRCARPRPVHIEIPLDVLELPADGLDLCPRALPQAAAPAPAAVAEAAALLQQARKPLILAGGGARGAGEALRTLAERLQAPVALTTNARGLLAPTHPLLLDGVQSSAHGRALFAEADVVLAVGTELGETDYDFFGLGPFSLAVPVIRLDIDPLQILGVQRAEVGLLGDAALGLYALLEALPGAVRDSAWALAGVRRVNAAEREGWSPRQRAMQALLDTLRDSLPAPVLVGDSTQPVYQGALGYRAPAPGSWFNAGTGYGTLGYALPAAIGAKLALPARPVLALAGDGGVQFSSAELIAAREAGVGVLLVLWNNHCYGEIRDYMVAREVPPLGVDILAPDFPALARACHVQHHAVRSLNGLRELLGSLADTREPHLIELDAADFLPA, encoded by the coding sequence ATGACCAGTTGCGCCCAGGCGCTCGTCCAGTTGCTCGAAGGCTATGGCGTGGAGACCGTTTTCGGCATCCCCGGCGTGCACACGGTGGAGCTCTATCGCGGCCTCGACGGCAGTCGCCTGCGTCATATCAGCCCGCGCCACGAACAGGGTGCCGGCTTCATGGCCGACGGTTACGCCCGTGCCAGCGGCAAGCCGGGGGTGTGCTTCATCATCACCGGCCCGGGCATGACCAACATCCTCACCGCCATGGGCCAGGCCTATGCCGACTCGGTGCCGATGCTGGTGATCTCCACCACCAGCCGCCGCGAGCACCAGCGCCTGGGCCACGGCTTCCTCCACGAGCTGCCGGACCAGCGCGCCATGGTCGCCGGCGTCTGTGCCTTCAGCCACACCCTGCAGCGCCCTGCGGAGCTGCCGGAAGTGCTGGCCCGGGCCTTCGCCCTGTTCCGCTGCGCCCGGCCCCGCCCGGTGCATATCGAAATCCCCCTGGATGTACTGGAGCTGCCCGCCGACGGCCTCGACCTGTGCCCCCGCGCGCTGCCCCAGGCCGCCGCCCCGGCACCCGCTGCCGTGGCCGAAGCCGCTGCCCTGCTGCAGCAGGCGCGCAAGCCGCTGATCCTCGCCGGCGGTGGCGCGCGCGGTGCCGGTGAGGCCCTGCGCACCCTGGCGGAGCGCCTGCAGGCACCGGTGGCGCTGACCACCAATGCCCGTGGCCTGCTGGCGCCGACCCACCCGCTGCTGCTCGACGGCGTGCAGTCATCCGCCCATGGCCGCGCCCTGTTCGCCGAGGCGGATGTGGTGCTGGCGGTGGGCACCGAACTGGGCGAGACCGACTACGACTTCTTCGGCCTCGGGCCCTTCTCGCTCGCTGTGCCGGTGATCCGCCTGGACATCGACCCGCTGCAGATCCTCGGTGTGCAGCGGGCCGAAGTCGGCCTGCTGGGGGATGCCGCTCTCGGCCTGTACGCGCTGCTGGAGGCGCTGCCCGGGGCCGTGCGCGACAGCGCTTGGGCCCTTGCCGGCGTGCGCCGGGTGAATGCCGCCGAACGGGAGGGCTGGAGCCCTCGGCAGCGGGCCATGCAAGCGCTGCTCGATACCCTGCGTGACAGCCTGCCGGCACCGGTGCTGGTGGGGGACTCCACCCAGCCGGTGTACCAGGGCGCGCTGGGCTACCGCGCCCCGGCTCCCGGCAGCTGGTTCAACGCCGGCACCGGCTACGGCACCCTCGGCTACGCCCTGCCGGCGGCCATCGGCGCCAAGCTGGCGCTGCCCGCGCGCCCGGTGCTGGCCCTGGCCGGCGACGGTGGCGTGCAGTTCTCCAGCGCCGAGCTGATCGCCGCCCGCGAAGCGGGGGTCGGGGTGCTGCTGGTGCTGTGGAACAACCACTGCTACGGCGAAATCCGCGACTACATGGTGGCCCGCGAGGTGCCGCCCCTGGGCGTCGACATCCTCGCCCCGGACTTCCCCGCTCTGGCCCGGGCTTGCCACGTGCAGCACCACGCGGTGCGCAGCCTGAATGGCCTGCGCGAGTTGCTCGGCAGCCTGGCCGACACCCGCGAACCGCACCTGATCGAGCTCGACGCCGCTGACTTCCTGCCGGCCTGA
- a CDS encoding LysR substrate-binding domain-containing protein: MRFPSMTAIRALDAIARLGSVSAAARELSLTRSAISHQVSSLEQSLGFALTERIGRGIGLTYQGVRYAREVHRALSTLQEAALGLDEQQVSGRLCVSCNPGFATYWLCHHIGAFHRQYPQVQLQVISPRAPDDTSNTSADLFIAYGIGDWPDQWVEQIVALRFFPVCSPRLINAQGGLKSPQELGALPLLHMNDHTDWRVWLATAGASNIDASTGIVFSDAHCAQSACIAAQGVAIGDNLLSGDALARGLLVRPFETSIDSHRGYYLVADPLKAERPAVQAFSNWVKHQLQVSIPGLKKRNDALLDHAR, translated from the coding sequence ATGCGCTTCCCCTCGATGACCGCCATTCGCGCGCTGGACGCCATCGCCCGGCTGGGCAGCGTCTCCGCCGCCGCCCGCGAGCTGAGCCTCACCCGCAGCGCCATCAGCCACCAGGTCAGCAGCCTGGAGCAGAGCCTCGGCTTCGCCCTGACCGAGCGCATCGGCCGCGGCATCGGCCTCACCTACCAGGGCGTGCGCTACGCCCGGGAAGTGCACCGGGCGCTCTCCACGCTTCAGGAGGCGGCCCTGGGGCTCGACGAGCAGCAGGTCTCCGGCCGGCTCTGCGTGAGCTGCAACCCGGGCTTCGCCACCTACTGGCTGTGCCACCACATCGGCGCCTTCCACCGCCAATACCCCCAGGTGCAGTTGCAGGTGATCTCGCCCCGGGCGCCAGACGACACCAGCAACACCAGTGCCGACCTGTTCATCGCCTACGGCATCGGCGACTGGCCGGACCAGTGGGTGGAGCAGATCGTCGCGCTGCGCTTCTTCCCGGTGTGCAGCCCGCGCCTGATCAACGCCCAGGGCGGGCTCAAGAGCCCCCAGGAACTGGGTGCCCTGCCCTTGCTGCATATGAACGATCACACCGACTGGCGGGTTTGGCTGGCCACGGCGGGCGCCTCGAACATCGACGCCTCCACCGGCATCGTCTTCTCCGATGCCCACTGCGCGCAGTCGGCCTGCATCGCCGCCCAGGGCGTGGCAATCGGCGACAACCTGCTCAGTGGCGACGCCCTGGCCCGTGGACTGCTGGTGCGCCCCTTCGAAACCAGCATCGACTCCCACCGCGGCTATTACCTGGTGGCCGACCCACTGAAAGCCGAACGGCCTGCCGTGCAGGCCTTCAGCAACTGGGTGAAGCACCAACTGCAGGTCAGTATCCCGGGGCTGAAGAAACGCAATGACGCGCTGCTGGATCACGCCCGCTGA
- a CDS encoding ABC transporter ATP-binding protein codes for MNPIPAAAVATTSPVVAIDDLHKSYAEHHVLKGISLEAREGDVVSLIGASGSGKSTLLRCINLLEIPDAGSLHINGEKVALKRDRAGHGRIGDPRQVERLRTRLSMVFQNFNLWPHRTVLENVIEAPVHVLGEKRQDAIGHAEHLLERVGLAEKRDVYPAFLSGGQQQRVAIARALAVRPQVLLFDEPTSALDPELVGDVLRVIRGIAEEGRTMILVTHEMAFARDVSSQVVFLHQGRIEEQGPPSQVLLDPRSERCRQFVMAQDNR; via the coding sequence ATGAACCCGATACCTGCCGCCGCCGTGGCGACGACTTCACCCGTGGTCGCCATCGACGACCTGCACAAGAGCTACGCCGAGCACCATGTGCTCAAGGGCATTTCCCTGGAGGCCCGCGAGGGCGACGTGGTGTCGCTGATCGGCGCCAGCGGCTCGGGCAAGAGCACCCTGCTGCGCTGCATCAACCTGCTGGAGATCCCGGATGCCGGCAGTCTGCACATCAACGGCGAGAAGGTGGCGCTCAAGCGTGACCGCGCCGGCCACGGTCGCATCGGCGACCCGCGCCAGGTGGAGCGCCTGCGCACCCGCCTGAGCATGGTGTTCCAGAACTTCAACCTGTGGCCGCACCGCACGGTGCTGGAGAACGTCATCGAGGCGCCGGTGCATGTGCTCGGCGAAAAGCGCCAGGACGCCATCGGCCACGCCGAGCACCTGCTGGAGCGGGTGGGCCTGGCGGAGAAGCGCGACGTCTACCCGGCCTTCCTCTCCGGTGGCCAGCAGCAACGCGTGGCCATCGCCCGGGCGCTGGCGGTACGGCCGCAGGTGCTGCTCTTCGACGAGCCGACCTCGGCCCTCGACCCCGAGCTGGTGGGCGATGTGCTGCGGGTGATCCGCGGCATCGCCGAGGAGGGCCGGACCATGATCCTGGTCACCCACGAGATGGCCTTCGCCCGGGACGTTTCGAGCCAGGTGGTGTTCCTCCACCAGGGCCGCATCGAGGAGCAGGGCCCACCTTCCCAGGTGCTGCTGGACCCGCGCAGCGAGCGCTGCCGGCAGTTCGTGATGGCCCAGGACAACCGCTGA
- a CDS encoding peptidase M20, giving the protein MPHKQFALDWVERHGQQLSDWHQVIWHFAEPAFREYKSCAWYVEKLREEGFTVEEGSGGMPTAFCATFSNGEGPLLATYAEYDAVPGNCQAATTRQMPRDGLSRFAPGHTDPHSALGISALGGVLAAKAAMLAFGIQGTLRFFGEPAEKLRASKPVHAAKGYYDDLDAAISFHPTYMLPLNNTTTWDTHCGIAYAYIYSFTCADPQNWIAADSYSPIPQNHLAARAPGANDALVHFYTLNESLRRSTLPFTGLWSYNEAILTAGQATADNLPPHLAQIQYLLRCDSIEQAETVAKVMDNNAAAAALATGCQWKKTWVCKSRGGLANHVLAQATYDNLAAIGAPRWGEEAIAVGREIQANLGLEPMDRPFLPATEELIEPQECERQLRLQMPAWQKHLTSDDYPEYTWHCPTVRLLVARPMLSAPAGYVYPDWVANALGGIRETIDPMVQVAASTIAATLVDLFTRPELLAAARAEFEQRTGGGIGGEQWQAPLLPKDFQAPHRFRWPEYIRTVRGEEWWIPARDDE; this is encoded by the coding sequence ATGCCCCACAAGCAGTTCGCCCTGGACTGGGTCGAGCGCCACGGCCAGCAGCTGTCCGACTGGCACCAGGTGATCTGGCATTTCGCCGAGCCGGCCTTCCGTGAGTACAAGTCCTGCGCCTGGTACGTCGAGAAGCTGCGCGAGGAAGGCTTCACCGTGGAAGAAGGCAGCGGCGGCATGCCCACCGCCTTCTGCGCCACCTTCAGCAATGGCGAGGGCCCGCTGCTGGCGACCTACGCCGAGTACGACGCGGTGCCGGGCAACTGCCAGGCCGCCACCACCCGGCAGATGCCCAGGGACGGCCTGTCGCGCTTCGCCCCCGGCCACACCGACCCCCATTCGGCGCTGGGCATCAGTGCCCTGGGCGGAGTCCTGGCGGCCAAGGCGGCGATGCTGGCGTTCGGCATCCAGGGCACCCTCCGCTTCTTCGGCGAGCCGGCGGAAAAGCTGCGCGCCTCCAAGCCGGTGCACGCCGCCAAGGGCTATTACGACGACCTCGACGCGGCCATCAGCTTCCACCCCACCTACATGCTGCCGCTGAACAACACCACCACCTGGGACACCCACTGCGGCATCGCCTACGCCTACATCTACAGCTTCACTTGCGCTGACCCGCAGAACTGGATCGCCGCCGACAGCTACAGCCCGATCCCGCAGAACCACCTGGCCGCGCGGGCGCCGGGCGCCAACGACGCGCTGGTGCACTTCTACACCCTGAACGAAAGCCTGCGCCGCTCGACCCTGCCGTTCACCGGCCTGTGGAGTTACAACGAGGCGATCCTCACCGCCGGCCAGGCCACCGCCGACAACCTGCCGCCGCACCTGGCGCAGATCCAGTACCTGCTGCGCTGCGACTCCATCGAGCAGGCCGAGACCGTCGCCAAGGTGATGGACAACAACGCCGCCGCTGCCGCCCTGGCCACCGGCTGCCAGTGGAAGAAGACCTGGGTGTGCAAGTCCCGTGGCGGCCTGGCCAACCACGTGCTGGCCCAGGCCACCTACGACAACCTCGCCGCCATCGGCGCGCCGCGCTGGGGCGAGGAGGCCATAGCCGTGGGCCGCGAGATCCAGGCCAACCTGGGCCTGGAGCCCATGGACCGGCCCTTCCTCCCGGCCACCGAGGAACTGATCGAGCCCCAGGAATGCGAGCGCCAGCTGCGCCTGCAGATGCCGGCCTGGCAGAAGCACCTGACCTCGGACGACTACCCCGAATACACCTGGCATTGCCCCACCGTGCGCCTGCTGGTGGCCCGGCCGATGCTCTCGGCCCCCGCGGGCTACGTCTACCCGGATTGGGTCGCCAACGCCCTGGGTGGCATCCGCGAAACCATCGACCCGATGGTCCAGGTGGCCGCCAGCACCATCGCCGCGACCCTGGTCGACCTGTTCACCCGGCCCGAGCTGCTGGCGGCGGCCAGGGCCGAGTTCGAGCAGCGCACCGGCGGCGGCATCGGTGGCGAACAGTGGCAGGCGCCGCTGCTGCCGAAGGACTTCCAGGCACCCCATCGCTTCCGCTGGCCGGAGTACATCCGCACGGTGCGGGGCGAAGAGTGGTGGATTCCCGCACGGGACGACGAATGA
- a CDS encoding transporter substrate-binding domain-containing protein, translating into MKNSLLAFLQAALLASAASAAVAQEKIVFGIALEPYPPFSFKSGKGEWSGFEPELIRAVCERLQAQCPLNEMAWDGLIPALKAQQVDVVLNSLSITPERRQVVDFSEPYFFTPALWVADSSLDVQPTPEGLKGLIIGVQGSTTHSAYAKQYFGKDSIVRYYNDQDDILADLRSGRIDIMLADQLAVEPLLDLPDNSMLASKGVAPHDPLFGEGVGAAVRKGNDALRERLNQALQALRDDGTYDAIRGRYFKADISARQ; encoded by the coding sequence ATGAAAAACAGCCTTCTCGCTTTTTTACAGGCCGCCTTGCTGGCCAGTGCCGCCAGTGCCGCCGTGGCCCAGGAAAAGATCGTCTTCGGCATTGCCCTGGAGCCCTACCCACCCTTCTCCTTCAAGAGCGGCAAGGGTGAGTGGAGCGGCTTCGAGCCGGAGCTGATCCGGGCCGTGTGCGAACGCCTGCAGGCGCAGTGCCCGCTCAACGAGATGGCCTGGGACGGCCTCATTCCCGCGCTGAAGGCGCAGCAGGTGGATGTGGTGCTGAACTCGCTGTCGATCACCCCCGAGCGGCGCCAGGTGGTGGACTTCAGCGAGCCCTATTTCTTCACGCCCGCCCTCTGGGTCGCCGACAGCAGCCTGGACGTGCAGCCCACCCCCGAAGGGCTGAAGGGCCTGATCATCGGCGTGCAGGGCTCGACCACCCACTCCGCCTACGCCAAGCAGTACTTCGGCAAGGACTCCATCGTGCGCTACTACAACGACCAGGACGACATCCTCGCCGACCTGCGCAGCGGCCGCATCGACATCATGCTCGCCGACCAGTTGGCCGTGGAGCCGCTGCTCGACCTGCCGGACAATTCGATGCTCGCCAGCAAGGGCGTGGCGCCCCATGACCCGCTGTTCGGCGAGGGCGTGGGCGCTGCGGTGCGCAAGGGCAACGACGCCCTGCGCGAGCGCCTGAACCAGGCCCTGCAGGCGCTGCGCGACGACGGCACCTACGACGCCATCCGCGGGCGCTACTTCAAGGCCGACATCTCGGCCCGGCAGTGA
- a CDS encoding amidohydrolase: MTDADHFTSTHSATGHFADLILDNGRICTMDPAQPWAEAVAIRDGRLLAVGSRAAVQAFKGPATRVHDLGGAFCMPGLHDMHTHPDLALAPRYSDDLDVGIEDPTPAQLEAAIHAYADAHSGDGWIHGQYWVRYTFREAGLVPGRAWLDQVMPDRPVALLDRMWGTMMVNSKALQLAGIDRHTPDPRNGYLERDELTGEPTGLMIDGAYAMIHAAMPPTPVAVLRRAYRDGVHFQSTRGVTASKYVHVCEHRLQALKELDDAGELTVRIEAAISWQDDIFPVRRRWELLSGERHYYRSARLSANAVKFHFDGTVEPRSSFLLTPWPNEADWRGKLNLTPEHITDMLVDMDSRGIRVIAHCTGDGASDVFLDAVAEARRRNGFSGVRHQCAHSTLLHPGNLKRFQELQVIAEFSPAAWYPTPFATGARSGYGQERLKRIYDFKGVLEAGGTAVFGTDWPVASIDPWLALETMVTRQNPWNDDPACFGEPITLQQALRVATRNGAIAMGLEGSTGSLEAGKAADLIVLDRDLFAQPPRNYIHRTQVRLTFVEGQLVYDREEALAGLGLKAVWSGEPPVIEAQP, encoded by the coding sequence ATGACTGACGCCGACCACTTCACCTCGACCCATTCGGCCACTGGCCATTTTGCCGACCTGATCCTCGATAACGGTCGCATCTGCACCATGGACCCGGCGCAGCCCTGGGCCGAGGCGGTGGCCATCCGCGATGGCCGCCTGCTCGCCGTGGGCAGCCGCGCCGCCGTGCAGGCCTTCAAGGGGCCGGCCACCCGCGTGCATGACCTCGGCGGCGCCTTCTGCATGCCCGGGCTGCACGACATGCACACCCACCCGGACCTGGCCCTGGCGCCGCGCTACAGCGATGACCTGGACGTCGGCATCGAAGACCCGACGCCCGCGCAGCTGGAGGCGGCGATCCATGCCTACGCCGACGCCCACTCCGGCGATGGCTGGATCCACGGCCAGTACTGGGTGCGCTACACCTTCCGCGAGGCGGGGCTGGTGCCCGGGCGGGCCTGGCTCGACCAGGTAATGCCGGACCGCCCGGTGGCACTGCTGGACCGCATGTGGGGCACCATGATGGTCAACTCCAAGGCCTTGCAGCTGGCCGGCATCGATCGTCACACTCCCGACCCGCGCAACGGCTACCTGGAGCGCGATGAGCTCACCGGCGAACCCACCGGCCTGATGATCGACGGCGCCTACGCGATGATCCACGCCGCCATGCCGCCGACCCCGGTGGCGGTGCTGCGCCGGGCCTACCGCGATGGCGTGCATTTCCAGAGCACGCGGGGGGTGACGGCGAGCAAGTACGTGCACGTCTGCGAGCATCGCCTGCAGGCGCTGAAGGAGCTGGATGACGCCGGTGAGCTGACGGTGCGCATTGAGGCGGCGATCAGCTGGCAGGACGATATCTTCCCGGTGCGTCGGCGCTGGGAACTGCTCAGCGGCGAGCGTCACTACTACCGCAGCGCCCGCCTCAGCGCCAACGCGGTGAAGTTCCACTTCGACGGCACCGTGGAGCCGCGCTCGTCCTTCCTGCTCACGCCCTGGCCCAACGAAGCGGACTGGCGCGGCAAGCTCAACCTCACCCCCGAGCACATAACCGACATGCTGGTGGACATGGACAGCCGGGGCATCCGCGTCATCGCCCACTGCACCGGCGACGGTGCGTCCGATGTGTTTCTCGATGCGGTGGCCGAGGCGCGGCGGCGCAACGGCTTCAGTGGCGTGCGCCACCAGTGCGCCCACAGCACGCTGCTGCACCCCGGCAACCTCAAGCGCTTCCAGGAGCTGCAGGTGATCGCCGAGTTCTCGCCCGCCGCCTGGTACCCGACGCCCTTCGCCACCGGCGCACGTTCGGGCTATGGGCAGGAGCGCCTCAAGCGCATCTACGACTTCAAGGGCGTGCTGGAGGCGGGCGGCACGGCGGTGTTCGGCACCGATTGGCCGGTGGCGTCCATCGACCCCTGGCTGGCGCTGGAAACCATGGTCACCCGGCAGAACCCCTGGAACGACGACCCGGCCTGCTTCGGCGAGCCGATCACCCTGCAGCAGGCGCTGCGCGTGGCCACCCGCAACGGTGCCATCGCCATGGGCCTGGAGGGCAGCACCGGCAGCCTGGAAGCGGGCAAGGCGGCGGACCTGATCGTGCTCGACCGCGACCTGTTCGCCCAGCCGCCGCGCAACTACATCCACCGCACCCAGGTGCGGCTGACCTTCGTCGAAGGGCAGTTGGTCTATGACCGCGAGGAGGCGCTGGCCGGGCTTGGCCTGAAGGCGGTCTGGAGCGGCGAGCCGCCGGTGATCGAGGCGCAGCCATGA
- a CDS encoding XRE family transcriptional regulator: MKKWNLLAKARMKDLGVTQEQLAERLHVTQGAVAHWLGGRREPGLNRINQILGALHMPPLSIGGQAVQSSMAPDDGRQDADAPDGVAPMTIRESDSSRYEYEIELPLLREAEGDPDPASALEELDYSGIRFSRHALKQRQIEPEQVACVIVSGDSMEPVFPDGAVLGIDRGRCEVVDGKVYALVDEGMLRIKVLHRLPAGQIRLRSYKREEYPDEERPLAGIQVIGQVFWSSVLW, translated from the coding sequence ATGAAGAAATGGAACCTGCTGGCCAAGGCCAGGATGAAAGATCTCGGTGTCACCCAGGAGCAACTGGCCGAACGCCTGCACGTGACCCAGGGCGCCGTGGCGCACTGGCTGGGAGGGCGCCGGGAGCCCGGGCTGAACCGGATCAACCAGATACTCGGCGCGCTGCACATGCCTCCGCTGAGCATCGGCGGGCAGGCCGTGCAGTCGTCCATGGCGCCCGACGATGGCAGGCAGGACGCAGACGCCCCGGATGGCGTGGCCCCTATGACCATCAGAGAATCGGATTCATCCCGCTACGAGTACGAGATCGAGCTTCCGCTGCTGCGCGAGGCCGAGGGCGATCCGGACCCGGCCTCCGCGCTGGAGGAATTGGACTACTCGGGAATTCGCTTCAGCCGACATGCCTTGAAGCAGCGCCAGATAGAACCGGAACAGGTGGCCTGCGTCATCGTCAGCGGCGACAGCATGGAACCCGTCTTTCCCGACGGCGCGGTCCTCGGCATCGACCGTGGGCGTTGCGAGGTGGTGGATGGCAAGGTCTATGCCCTGGTCGACGAGGGCATGCTGAGGATCAAGGTCCTGCACCGCCTTCCGGCCGGGCAGATCCGCTTGCGCAGCTACAAGCGCGAGGAATACCCCGACGAAGAGCGCCCCCTGGCCGGAATCCAGGTGATCGGGCAGGTGTTCTGGTCCTCGGTGCTCTGGTAA
- a CDS encoding ABC transporter permease, which yields MTAIEIQRLLFADGWLQALAQGAVKTLGISVGAFVLGLSLGLVVALVKLWGPRWLVIWANCYTTLYRAVPELLLILLLYYAGSDLLNLLMASMGQPPVEVNGFLAAIVVLGIVQGAYSAEIIRGAIEAIPVGQIEAGRAYGMKPFMVLRRVLVPSMLPHVVAGLSNLWLVLVKDSALISVVGYSELLGAGRQAAASTKHYLMFYLAVAAFYYLITLVSSLVFRRFEARFERWMPRLA from the coding sequence ATGACCGCTATCGAAATCCAACGGCTGCTGTTCGCCGATGGCTGGCTGCAGGCCCTGGCCCAGGGCGCCGTGAAGACCCTGGGCATCTCGGTCGGGGCCTTCGTGCTCGGCCTGTCCCTGGGCCTGGTCGTCGCCCTGGTCAAGCTCTGGGGGCCGCGCTGGCTGGTGATCTGGGCCAACTGCTACACCACGCTGTACCGCGCGGTGCCCGAGCTGCTGCTGATCCTGCTGCTGTACTACGCCGGCTCCGACCTGCTCAACCTGCTGATGGCCTCCATGGGCCAGCCGCCGGTGGAGGTCAATGGCTTCCTCGCCGCCATCGTGGTGCTGGGCATCGTCCAGGGCGCCTATTCGGCGGAGATCATCCGTGGTGCCATCGAGGCCATCCCCGTGGGTCAGATCGAGGCCGGGCGGGCCTATGGCATGAAGCCCTTCATGGTGCTGCGGCGGGTGCTGGTGCCGAGCATGCTGCCCCACGTGGTCGCCGGCCTGTCCAACCTGTGGCTGGTACTGGTCAAGGACAGCGCGCTGATCAGCGTGGTGGGCTACAGCGAGCTGCTGGGCGCCGGCCGCCAGGCTGCCGCGTCGACCAAGCACTACCTCATGTTCTACCTGGCGGTGGCGGCCTTCTATTACCTCATCACGCTGGTCTCCAGCCTGGTGTTCCGGCGCTTCGAGGCACGCTTCGAACGCTGGATGCCCCGGCTCGCCTAG